One genomic window of Cygnus olor isolate bCygOlo1 chromosome 3, bCygOlo1.pri.v2, whole genome shotgun sequence includes the following:
- the NUP43 gene encoding nucleoporin Nup43, giving the protein MEEVSARFVAQKISKARWRPLPAAALQPPDVFATGSWDNEDNRLSVWAVGELGSGEYLGEPQLLCDIGHDGDVMDMQFLDQERIVVASSTGSVTVFRHHQNNQTLSVNQRWEKAHYHVDQDTSCGGAACTGVICNNPEIVTVGEDGRINLFRADQKDAVRTIDNADSSTLHAVTFLRTTEVLTVNSIGQLKIWDFRQQRNEPSQIFSLTGERVPLHCVDRHPNQQHIVATGGQDGMLSIWDIRQGTMPVSLLSAHEAEMWEVHFHPSNPDHLFTCSEDGSLWHWDTSTDVSEKPSFLHQGGRSTTYLSHNTINQSVVCAWLNNDPTKDRMEITNLIPNQTLSVNSLDVLGPCLVYGTDAEAIYVNRQLFA; this is encoded by the exons ATGGAGGAGGTGAGCGCCCGCTTCGTGGCGCAGAAGATCAGCAAGGCCCGATGGcggcccctgcccgccgccgcgctgCAGCCGCCCGACGTCTTCGCCACCGGCTCCTGGGACAACGAG GATAACCGGCTGTCCGTGTGGGCCGTGGGGGAGCTCGGCAGCGGGGAATATCTAGGAGAGCCTCAGCTGCTGTGCGACATCGGGCACGATGGGGACGTGATGGACATGCAG tttttggATCAAGAGAGGATTGTTGTTGCCTCTTCAACAGGAAGCGTAACTGTATTCCGTCATCATCAGAATAACCAG ACTTTATCGGTCAACCAGCGGTGGGAAAAAGCCCATTACCATGTGGATCAAGATACGTCTTGTGGTGGAGCAGCGTGTACTGGAGTCATCTGCAACAACCCAGAAATTGTCACTGTTGGAGAAGATGGTAGAATAAATCTCTTCAGAGCTGACCAAAAGGATGCAGTAAGGACTATAG ACAATGCAGACAGCAGTACGCTCCATGCAGTGACTTTCCTTCGCACAACCGAGGTCTTGACAGTAAATTCAATTGGACAGTTGAAAATATGGGACTTcagacagcaaagaaatgagccatctcaaatattttcttt GACAGGTGAAAGAGTTCCACTGCACTGTGTGGACAGGCACCCCAATCAGCAGCACATTGTGGCCACAGGGGGCCAGGATGGGATGCTGAGTATATGGGACATCAGGCAGGGTACTATGCCAGTGTCCCTCCTAAGTGCTCATGAAGCAGAAA TGTGGGAAGTTCACTTCCATCCCTCCAACCCAGATCACTTATTTACATGTTCTGAAGATGGATCTCTTTGGCATTGGGATACTTCCACAGACGTATCTGAAAAACCATCTTTTCTTCATCAAG GAGGAAGAAGTACTACCTACCTTTCCCACAATACCATTAACCAGTCTGTTGTATGTGCCTGGCTAAACAACGATCCTACCAAAGACCGCATGGAAATTACCAACTTAATTCCAAATCAGACTTTGTCTGTGAATAGTTTAGATGTTTTGGGACCGTGTCTGGTATATGGTACTGACGCAGAGGCTATTTACGTGAACAGACAACTTTTTGCATGA
- the LATS1 gene encoding LOW QUALITY PROTEIN: serine/threonine-protein kinase LATS1 (The sequence of the model RefSeq protein was modified relative to this genomic sequence to represent the inferred CDS: inserted 2 bases in 1 codon), translating to MKRSEKPEGYRQMRPKTFPASNYTGSSQQMLQEIRESLRNLPKPSDAAKADHSMGKMSSEDPRQGRNPPKFVTYHKVLQEIRNSLLPFANETTSAVKGTSEVNRQMLQDLQAAGFDEDMVIQALRQTNNRSIEAAIEFISKMSYQDPRREQMVAAAARPINAGMKPPGTVQQSVNRKQSWKGSKESLVPQRHGPSLGDGVVYRSESPSSQPDVGRPLSGSGIAAFAQAHPGNGQRVNPPPLPQIRSVTPPPPPPRGQTPPPRGTTPPPPSWEPNSQTKRYSGNMEYVITRISPVPPGAWQDSYPPPPMNPPAMNSSGQGQRGMSAVPIGRQPIIMQSSANSKFSFPSGRAGLQNGNCQAEFMVHQNVVSGNSVSRQPXPPYPINPTNRQSPTALQMQAGGSAPPSAYTNGNIPQTMMVPNRNSHNMELYNTNVAGIPASWPQPPPVQPQSSPGNGHEIPTWQPNVPVRSNSFNNHHGNRQSHSSSSQPSATTVTAITPAPIQQPVKSMRVLKPELQTALAPTHPSWMPQPVQTVQTIPFSESPSANMAVMAPVAEAPNYQGPPPPYPKHLLHQSPSVHPYEAGPKLNKEEPPILSKEEENEKSYECVDSTDKEKKQITTSPVPVRKNKKDEERRESRIQSYSPQAFKFFMEQHVENILKSHQQRLHRKKQLENEMMRVGLSPEARDQMRKMLCQKESNYIRLRRAKMDKSMFVKIKTLGVGAFGEVCLARKVDTKALYATKTLRKKDVLLRNQVAHVKAERDILAEADNEWVVRLYYSFQDKDNLYFVMDYIPGGDMMSLLIRMGVFPENLARFYTAELTCAVESVHKMGFIHRDIKPDNILIDRDGHIKLTDFGLCTGFRWTHDSKYYQSGDHARQDSMDFSNEWGDPANCRCGDRLKPLERRAARQHQRCLAHSLVGTPNYIAPEVLLRTGYTQLCDWWSVGVILFEMLVGQPPFLAQTPLETQMKVINWQTSLHIPPQAKLTPEASDLIIKLCRGPEDRLGKNGADEIKAHPFFKTIDFSSDLRRQSAFYIPKIAHPTDTSNFDPVDPDKLWSDDDKEGNVNDTLNGWYKNGKHPEHAFYEFTFRRFFDDNGYPYNNPKPIEYEYGSSQNSEQQSDDDDDDEEQAGRGVQNRDLVYV from the exons ATGAAGAGAAGTGAGAAACCAGAAGGTTATAGACAAATGAGGCCTAAGACTTTTCCTGCCAGTAACTAtactggcagcagccagcagatgCTACAGGAAATACGAGAGAGCCTCAGGAATTTACCTAAACCCTCAGATGCTGCTAAAGCTGATCACAGCATGGGGAAAATGTCATCCGAAGATCCTAGACAAGGCCGAAATCCCCCCAAATTTGTAACGTATCATAAAGTTTTGCAGGAGATAAGAAactctcttctgccttttgcaAACGAAACAACCTCAGCTGTCAAAGGAACATCAGAAGTTAATCGTCAAATGCTGCAAGACTTACAAGCTGCTGGCTTTGACgag GATATGGTTATACAAGCTCTTAGACAAACTAACAACCGTAGTATAGAAGCAGCCATCGAGTTTATTAGTAAAATGAGCTACCAGGATCCTCGTCGGGAACAGAtggttgcagcagcagcaagaccTATAAACGCAGGTATGAAACCACCAG GGACCGTGCAGCAATCGGTTAACCgcaagcagagctggaagggTTCTAAGGAGTCCCTGGTCCCTCAGAGGCACGGCCCGTCCCTGGGAGACGGTGTGGTTTATCGCTCAGaaagtcccagctctcagcctgaTGTAGGAAGGCCGTTGTCTGGATCTGGCATCGCAGCATTTGCTCAGGCTCATCCTGGCAATGGACAGAGAGTGAACCCCCCGCCTCTACCCCAGATAAGGAGTgtcactcctcctcctccgcctccccGAGGACAGACGCCCCCTCCAAGGGGGACTACTCCTCCGCCTCCCTCCTGGGAACCCAACTCTCAAACCAAGCGTTACTCTGGAAACATGGAGTATGTGATCACCCGCATCTCTCCGGTGCCACCCGGAGCGTGGCAGGATAGTTACCCACCTCCGCCAATGAATCCTCCAGCCATGAATTCTTCCGGGCAGGGTCAGAGAGGCATGAGTGCTGTCCCCATTGGCAGGCAACCGATAATCATGCAGAGTTCAGCCAACAGCAAATTTAGCTTCCCCTCAGGAAGGGCTGGACTGCAAAACGGTAATTGTCAGGCAGAATTCATGGTTCACCAGAACGTTGTGTCTGGGAACTCAGTGAGTCGCCAGCC CCCCCCCTACCCTATAAACCCAACTAACAGGCAAAGTCCTACAGCACTACAGATGCAggcaggaggatctgctcctcCTTCAGCATACACTAACGGAAATATTCCTCAGACGATGATGGTGCCAAATAGAAACAGTCACAACATGGAACTTTATAACACAAATGTAGCTGGAATACCTGCGTCCtggccgcagcctcctcccgTGCAACCCCAGTCGTCACCTGGCAATGGGCACGAAATCCCCACGTGGCAGCCCAATGTTCCCGTGCGCTCAAATTCTTTCAACAACCATCACGGAAATAGGCAGAGCCACTccagcagctctcagccttCGGCTACAACGGTAACAGCTATAACACCAGCTCCCATTCAGCAGCCAGTGAAGAGTATGCGTGTGTTAAAGCCAGAGCTGCAGACTGCCTTAGCGCCGACTCACCCTTCCTGGATGCCGCAACCCGTGCAGACCGTTCAGACCATCCCGTTCTCCGAGAGTCCCTCTGCAAACATGGCAGTTATGGCGCCTGTTGCAGAGGCTCCAAATTACCAGGGTCCCCCACCACCTTACCCAAAACACTTGCTACACCAGAGTCCATCTGTCCATCCGTACGAGGCAGGACCCAAGCTCAACAAGGAGGAGCCACCTATTTTATCTAAGGaggaagagaatgaaaagagTTACGAATGTGTCGATTcaacagacaaagaaaagaaacaaattacaaCATCACCTGTTCCCgttaggaaaaacaagaaagatgaagaaCGACGAGAGTCTCGCATTCAAAGTTATTCCCCTCAGGCCTTTAAATTCTTCATGGAGCAGCACGTGGAGAATATACTCAAGTCACACCAGCAGCGTTTACATCGGAAAAAACAACTAGAGAATGAAATGATGCGG GTTGGATTGTCGCCGGAAGCCCGGGAtcaaatgaggaaaatgttGTGCCAGAAAGAGTCTAATTACATTCGGCTAAGAAGAGCTAAAATGGACAAGTCAATgtttgtaaaaattaaaaccctGGGAGTTGGTGCATTTGGAGAAGTTTGCCTAGCAAGAAAAGTGGATACTAAAGCTTTATATGCAACAaaaactctgagaaaaaaagatgtgctGCTTAGAAATCAAGTTGCTCATGTTAAAGCTGAGCGGGATATCCTTGCAGAAGCTGATAATGAGTGGGTGGTTCGCCTGTACTATTCATTCCAAGATAAGGACAATTTGTACTTTGTAATGGACTACATTCCTGGAGGTGATATGATGAGTCTCTTAATTAGAATGGGTGTCTTCCCAGAAAATCTGGCACGGTTCTACACAGCAGAACTGACCTGCGCAGTTGAGAGCGTTCATAAAATGGGCTTCATCCACAGAGATATTAAACCTGATAACATTTTGATAGACCGTGATGGTCATATTAAATTGACTGACTTCGGGCTCTGTACAGGCTTTCGATGGACCCATGACTCAAAATACTACCAGAGTG GTGATCACGCGCGTCAGGACAGCATGGATTTCAGCAATGAGTGGGGTGACCCAGCAAACTGCAGATGTGGAGATCGGCTGAAGCCACTAGAACGCAGGGCTGCGCGTCAGCATCAGCGCTGTCTGGCCCATTCCCTTGTTGGCACACCTAATTATATTGCACCAGAAGTATTGCTACGAACCG GTTACACACAGTTGTGTGACTGGTGGAGTGTTGGAGTAATTCTCTTTGAAATGTTAGTGGGGCAGCCTCCTTTTCTGGCACAAACACCTCTGGAAACACAAATGaag GTTATCAACTGGCAAACTTCGCTTCATATTCCACCTCAAGCTAAGTTGACTCCAGAGGCCTCCGACCTTATTATTAAACTCTGCCGAGGGCCAGAAGATCGTTTAGGCAAAAATGGTgcagatgaaataaaagctcATCCATTTTTTAAGACTATTGATTTTTCAAGTGATCTACGGCGGCAGTCTGCTTTCTACATTCCCAAAATTGCTCATCCTACGGACACATCAAACTTTGATCCAGTTGATCCAGATAAATTGTGGAGCGATGATGATAAGGAAGGGAATGTAAATGATACCCTGAACGGATGgtacaaaaatggaaaacatcctGAGCATGCTTTTTATGAGTTCACGTTCCGAAGGTTTTTTGATGACAATGGCTACCCGTACAACAATCCAAAGCCCATTGAGTATGAGTACGGTAGTTCCCAAAACTCAGAACAGCAGTCTgacgatgatgatgatgatgaagaacAAGCAGGTAGAGGGGTTCAAAATCGTGACCTGGTTTATGTTTAG